The Catenuloplanes niger genome includes a window with the following:
- a CDS encoding sterol desaturase family protein, which yields MDISAQHTPVPSTSTSTPAAVVRAGLRVLSYPALLVAMAVVGLAGPRLGWDLGVANFAFLLGTLAYFAILERLIPYDPAWHPSRREWRWYGTYFLLTLLGGGIAQLAVSWLVAALATAEPALPPAAEIPLALLAGSLGSYVMHRLGHTNSWLWKLHGVHHLPDKVNVGNNGVSHIFDIVLAQGAVQLTLAFAGFSEPSVFLVGLFVVVQGYFTHANIDVRIGWLNHVLASPEQHRLHHSTDLAEAGNFGSDLSVWDQLFGSFTWRPGRRPAAIGVTDPASFPPVGAVGATLLHPLRGDRRY from the coding sequence ATGGACATCTCAGCCCAACACACTCCCGTACCGTCGACGTCGACGTCGACGCCCGCCGCCGTGGTCCGCGCGGGCCTGCGGGTGCTGTCCTACCCGGCGCTCCTGGTCGCCATGGCCGTCGTCGGCCTGGCCGGCCCGCGGCTCGGCTGGGACCTCGGCGTCGCGAACTTCGCGTTCCTGCTCGGCACGCTGGCCTACTTCGCGATCCTCGAACGCCTGATCCCGTACGACCCGGCCTGGCATCCGAGCCGGCGGGAGTGGCGCTGGTACGGGACCTACTTCCTGCTCACGCTGCTCGGCGGCGGCATCGCGCAGCTCGCGGTGTCGTGGCTGGTGGCGGCGCTGGCGACCGCCGAGCCGGCGCTGCCACCGGCCGCCGAGATCCCGCTCGCCCTGCTCGCCGGCTCCCTGGGCAGCTACGTGATGCACCGCCTCGGCCACACCAACAGCTGGCTGTGGAAGCTGCACGGCGTCCACCACCTGCCCGACAAGGTCAACGTCGGCAACAACGGTGTCTCGCACATCTTCGACATCGTGCTGGCCCAGGGCGCGGTGCAGCTGACGCTCGCGTTCGCCGGGTTCTCCGAGCCGTCCGTCTTCCTGGTCGGCCTGTTCGTGGTCGTGCAGGGCTACTTCACCCACGCCAACATCGACGTGCGGATCGGCTGGCTGAACCACGTCCTGGCCAGCCCGGAACAGCACCGGCTGCACCACAGCACGGACCTCGCGGAGGCCGGCAACTTCGGCTCCGACCTGTCCGTCTGGGACCAGCTCTTCGGCAGTTTCACCTGGCGGCCGGGCCGCCGGCCGGCGGCCATCGGGGTGACCGACCCGGCGTCGTTCCCACCGGTCGGCGCGGTCGGCGCGACGCTGCTGCACCCCCTCCGCGGCGACCGCCGCTACTGA
- a CDS encoding sigma-70 family RNA polymerase sigma factor, with the protein MAGPTRTPVSPGAAESRADRLRRLAALPAGDSLHVLLRARVIEDWLPLANRLAARYAGRGEPLDDLRQVAAVALILSVDRFDPGLGVPFAGYATPAITGALKRHFRDSVCRIRIPRGSQELWARLTSAGERLAQREQRTLDLGELAAALGVDVERARTACREASVQWVGSLDQLMDDRRVPLREMLGAADPDIEGIATRDALRTCLAELTARERRIVILRFVAELPQHRIAADVGLSQMQVSRLLSRIMLRLRERLST; encoded by the coding sequence ATGGCTGGTCCGACACGTACCCCGGTCTCGCCCGGTGCCGCGGAGTCCCGCGCGGACAGGTTACGCCGGCTTGCCGCGCTACCAGCCGGCGACAGCCTCCACGTCCTGCTGCGGGCACGGGTGATCGAGGACTGGCTGCCGTTGGCGAACCGACTCGCCGCCCGCTATGCAGGACGCGGCGAGCCGCTCGACGATCTTCGCCAGGTCGCCGCCGTAGCCCTGATCCTGTCGGTGGACCGTTTCGACCCCGGGCTGGGTGTGCCGTTCGCCGGCTATGCGACGCCGGCCATCACCGGTGCGCTCAAGCGGCACTTCCGGGACAGCGTGTGCCGCATTCGCATCCCGCGCGGATCGCAGGAGCTGTGGGCGCGGCTGACGTCCGCCGGTGAACGGCTGGCGCAGCGGGAACAGCGCACGCTCGATCTCGGTGAACTGGCGGCCGCGCTCGGTGTCGACGTCGAGCGCGCCCGCACCGCCTGCCGCGAGGCCAGCGTGCAGTGGGTCGGCTCCTTGGACCAGCTCATGGACGACCGGCGGGTGCCGCTGCGGGAGATGCTCGGCGCCGCGGATCCGGACATCGAGGGCATCGCCACCCGGGATGCGCTGCGCACCTGCCTGGCCGAGCTGACCGCGCGCGAACGGCGGATCGTCATCCTGCGTTTCGTGGCCGAACTGCCGCAGCACCGGATCGCCGCGGACGTCGGCCTCTCACAGATGCAGGTGTCCCGCCTGCTGTCCCGGATCATGCTCCGGCTTCGTGAGCGGCTGTCGACATAG